Proteins encoded within one genomic window of Companilactobacillus sp.:
- a CDS encoding NAD(P)H-binding protein, whose translation MSNVLIIGATGKIGGAVRQTLLKETEDELTLFSKDAAQLTTEPSETAFAGDINNEAELDRAMKDKDVVVVAVSDQVDEAAQNVIKAMDKNKVSRLIFITTMGIYNEIPKSMGVENLKDNPDLQSYRDAADLVEQSDLDYTIVRPGKLTNGSVNYEITKKGEPFGARDVSMNSIADFVKTAIHNDQYYAQESVGLSTI comes from the coding sequence ATGTCAAATGTATTAATTATTGGTGCCACTGGAAAAATTGGTGGAGCTGTACGTCAGACGTTGCTAAAAGAAACTGAAGATGAGCTGACATTGTTTTCAAAAGATGCTGCTCAATTAACTACCGAACCTAGCGAGACTGCCTTTGCTGGCGATATCAACAATGAAGCTGAACTAGACCGTGCCATGAAAGACAAAGATGTTGTAGTCGTTGCGGTGTCAGATCAAGTTGATGAAGCTGCTCAAAACGTAATTAAGGCGATGGACAAAAACAAAGTGTCTCGGCTGATTTTTATCACCACAATGGGTATTTATAATGAAATTCCGAAATCAATGGGTGTTGAAAATCTCAAAGATAATCCTGACTTGCAAAGCTATCGCGATGCGGCAGACTTGGTTGAACAATCAGATTTGGATTACACCATCGTTAGACCTGGCAAGCTCACGAATGGATCCGTCAATTATGAAATCACCAAGAAGGGCGAACCATTCGGCGCTCGTGATGTCTCGATGAACTCGATTGCCGACTTCGTCAAAACAGCCATTCATAATGACCAGTACTACGCACAAGAGAGCGTTGGTCTAAGTACAATTTAA
- a CDS encoding helix-turn-helix transcriptional regulator — translation MNKAERLNQELIFLNFKNFFQINDLMTEFHISKRTALRDISELEQMGLSFYVESGRAGGYHLLNKELLIPITFNLEEVNAIFFALKALKILSATPFEKSYSHIYDKLMASLPQQQQENIAKQQQVISYYNATTISSPKFLNLILEAILDEKVIDVSFTNNRPDEQIQVYDLFYRNGVWLCSAYNINQKQWGTYRCDRFKTCVINQDITETYTRQQLQQFGIEYEKNYHNIPFSIKLNQAGTETFLKNHYPNMHFKQIDGQNYIRGGYNQTEFDYMVHYAISLGTNAIIEYPKELRDAYLSELHKIIDRY, via the coding sequence ATGAATAAAGCTGAACGTCTAAACCAAGAGTTGATTTTTCTCAACTTCAAAAATTTTTTTCAAATTAATGATTTAATGACTGAATTTCATATTTCAAAGCGTACTGCTCTGCGCGATATCAGTGAACTTGAACAAATGGGACTGTCCTTTTATGTTGAGAGTGGTCGTGCGGGTGGCTATCATTTATTGAATAAAGAACTGCTGATCCCAATCACTTTCAACTTGGAAGAAGTTAACGCAATTTTCTTTGCCCTCAAGGCACTCAAAATTCTTTCTGCTACGCCGTTTGAAAAATCATATTCGCACATTTATGACAAGTTGATGGCTAGTTTACCCCAGCAGCAACAGGAAAACATTGCCAAACAGCAGCAAGTTATTAGCTATTACAATGCGACCACGATCAGTTCTCCGAAATTTCTGAACCTGATTCTAGAAGCCATTTTGGATGAAAAAGTTATCGATGTCTCATTTACCAATAACCGACCAGATGAACAGATTCAAGTTTACGACCTCTTTTATCGAAACGGCGTCTGGCTCTGCAGTGCCTATAATATCAATCAAAAACAATGGGGAACCTATCGTTGCGACCGATTCAAAACTTGTGTCATCAATCAAGACATCACTGAAACATACACCCGCCAGCAGTTGCAGCAATTCGGCATCGAATACGAGAAGAACTATCACAACATCCCTTTCAGCATCAAATTAAATCAAGCTGGGACCGAAACTTTTTTAAAAAATCATTATCCTAACATGCACTTCAAGCAGATCGACGGGCAAAATTATATCCGCGGTGGATACAATCAGACAGAGTTCGACTATATGGTCCACTATGCGATTTCCCTGGGTACCAACGCAATAATCGAATACCCAAAGGAGTTACGGGATGCCTATTTGAGTGAATTGCACAAAATTATCGATAGATACTAA
- a CDS encoding FMN-dependent NADH-azoreductase, translating to MKTLIINAHPDFRNEAHYSVQMEKMFLQKHQAAFPGETVDVLNLYDTEIPVISNDELLGIWDKQAKGVTLNEEEQRIFALNQKLLDQFKSHHRIVIVSPVHNFNVTAKMKDYIDNVLIARQTFRYTESGSVGLMTDDYRVMLLQASGSVYTNNDRYTPLEFQRTYLDAMFVEMMGFDSFQIVRLQGTQTSGVDINDAIQSAKHQLDVEFDKFYE from the coding sequence ATGAAAACTTTGATTATTAATGCACATCCAGATTTTAGAAATGAAGCACACTACTCAGTTCAAATGGAAAAAATGTTTTTGCAAAAGCATCAAGCTGCTTTTCCAGGTGAAACTGTCGATGTTCTAAACTTGTATGACACTGAAATTCCGGTGATCTCGAATGATGAACTATTGGGAATTTGGGATAAGCAAGCTAAAGGCGTTACTTTGAATGAAGAAGAACAACGTATTTTCGCCTTGAATCAAAAATTATTGGATCAATTTAAATCACACCATCGAATCGTGATCGTATCGCCAGTTCACAACTTTAACGTGACCGCTAAGATGAAGGATTATATCGACAACGTTTTAATTGCTCGTCAAACGTTCCGTTATACCGAAAGCGGGTCAGTTGGTCTCATGACTGACGATTATCGTGTGATGTTATTGCAAGCTAGTGGTTCTGTTTATACCAACAACGATCGTTACACACCATTAGAATTTCAAAGAACTTATTTAGATGCCATGTTTGTTGAAATGATGGGCTTTGACAGTTTCCAAATCGTTCGTTTACAGGGAACTCAAACTAGTGGAGTGGATATCAATGACGCAATTCAGTCAGCAAAACACCAATTAGATGTAGAATTCGATAAATTCTACGAATAA
- a CDS encoding cytochrome b5 domain-containing protein has translation MADKEFTVADLKKFDGTNGNPAYVAIDDIVYDVTDVDPWAGGKHHGNTAGNNLSEAIMKSPHKKSVLAKLNEVGKLVK, from the coding sequence ATGGCAGACAAAGAATTTACAGTTGCAGATTTGAAGAAGTTTGATGGCACAAATGGAAACCCAGCTTACGTGGCAATCGACGACATCGTTTACGACGTGACCGACGTAGACCCATGGGCCGGCGGCAAACACCACGGCAATACAGCCGGAAACAATTTGTCGGAAGCCATCATGAAATCGCCACATAAAAAATCAGTGCTAGCAAAATTAAATGAAGTCGGAAAGCTAGTAAAATAG
- a CDS encoding type 1 glutamine amidotransferase domain-containing protein: MTKILVVLTNTTRYHGTTDPTGLWLGEATEFVDEVTKAGFDVDYVSPKGGFVPLDPRSMKYVAESDMKIYESSDFQNRALMNSMNPSQIDSKEYAAIYYTGGHGVMWDFPNNHELQKITMDIYNQGGYVTSVCHGIAGLLNVKTAKGDYLIKGKEITGFTTSEEILANKRKVVPFLNQKVASDHGAIFRKKRAYKSYAVQDGQLITGQNPFSARAVGKMLVHQLKQSK; the protein is encoded by the coding sequence ATGACAAAAATCTTAGTAGTTTTAACCAATACAACTAGATACCACGGAACGACTGACCCAACCGGACTTTGGCTTGGTGAAGCAACTGAATTCGTTGACGAAGTTACCAAAGCTGGATTTGACGTTGATTACGTCAGTCCAAAAGGTGGCTTTGTTCCGCTGGACCCACGTAGCATGAAATACGTTGCTGAATCCGACATGAAAATTTACGAAAGTTCAGATTTTCAAAATCGTGCTTTGATGAATTCAATGAACCCATCGCAGATCGACTCAAAAGAGTATGCTGCCATTTACTACACTGGTGGTCACGGTGTAATGTGGGACTTCCCTAACAATCACGAGCTACAAAAGATCACGATGGATATCTACAATCAAGGCGGATACGTTACTTCCGTCTGCCACGGTATTGCTGGTTTGTTGAACGTTAAAACTGCTAAGGGCGACTATCTCATCAAGGGAAAAGAAATCACGGGTTTCACAACTAGTGAAGAGATCCTAGCTAACAAAAGAAAAGTCGTTCCCTTCTTAAATCAGAAAGTAGCCAGTGATCACGGTGCAATCTTCCGTAAAAAACGCGCATACAAGTCATATGCAGTCCAAGACGGACAATTGATCACCGGACAAAATCCTTTTTCAGCACGAGCAGTTGGTAAGATGTTGGTGCACCAATTGAAACAGAGTAAATAA
- a CDS encoding NADH:flavin oxidoreductase/NADH oxidase family protein, whose product MTTTLFTPLKLKNGFEIKNRFMKAATSETLGSADNRPTPPLNNLYRTWAKGGTGLIITGNVMVDDTAKGEFGNVVVEDDRDLRALKNWASSVTDNDGAIFMQLNHPGKQSPRTMSKTPVAPSVVPMEGSNAFAFNNPRALNRSEIKDIVQKFINAAVVAQKAGFSGVEIHAAHGYLLNQFLSPHDNRRVDEYGGSLENRMRILEEIYLGMREKVGADFPIALKINSSDLSADGFSEADSIKVIQKMDQLGIDLIEISGGNYENPLVQGIGKGAFFIDYAKKIKQMIDAPIAVTGGFSTAEGMENAIDSDGTDIVGLARPLVMMPDIPNLMKAGRFHKIDLHYLSTGLKPLDKKVGSLVGLSFYQQQMDRTAHGKSTQRDTENAWGALGFSFKRQGLSALIPQRG is encoded by the coding sequence ATGACTACTACATTATTCACACCACTAAAATTAAAGAATGGCTTCGAAATCAAAAATCGTTTTATGAAAGCTGCTACTAGTGAAACTTTGGGAAGTGCCGACAATCGTCCAACTCCTCCACTCAATAACCTTTATCGCACCTGGGCTAAAGGTGGCACCGGACTAATCATTACCGGAAACGTTATGGTCGACGACACTGCTAAAGGTGAATTCGGAAATGTGGTAGTCGAAGATGACCGCGATCTACGAGCTTTAAAAAATTGGGCTAGTTCCGTTACTGACAATGACGGTGCAATCTTCATGCAACTCAATCATCCTGGTAAACAATCTCCAAGAACAATGAGCAAAACGCCTGTTGCACCTAGTGTCGTTCCAATGGAAGGATCAAACGCATTTGCTTTCAACAATCCCCGTGCTTTAAATCGCTCTGAAATTAAAGACATCGTCCAAAAATTTATCAACGCCGCCGTGGTTGCACAAAAAGCAGGTTTTTCAGGGGTTGAAATTCATGCAGCTCACGGATATCTACTCAATCAATTCTTATCGCCACACGATAACCGTCGAGTTGATGAATACGGTGGCTCGCTTGAAAACCGCATGAGAATCCTTGAAGAAATTTATTTGGGCATGCGTGAAAAAGTCGGCGCTGACTTCCCAATTGCTTTGAAGATCAACTCTTCTGATCTAAGTGCTGACGGTTTTTCTGAAGCCGATTCGATCAAAGTTATTCAAAAGATGGACCAGCTAGGAATCGACTTAATCGAAATATCTGGTGGTAACTATGAAAATCCACTAGTACAGGGAATTGGTAAAGGTGCATTCTTTATCGATTACGCTAAAAAAATCAAACAAATGATCGATGCTCCAATTGCCGTAACTGGTGGCTTTTCAACTGCCGAGGGAATGGAAAATGCTATTGATTCTGATGGTACAGATATAGTAGGCTTAGCACGACCACTAGTTATGATGCCTGATATTCCAAACTTGATGAAGGCGGGCAGATTCCACAAAATCGACTTGCACTACCTATCAACTGGCTTAAAGCCTTTAGATAAAAAAGTCGGATCATTAGTTGGACTATCTTTTTATCAGCAACAGATGGACCGTACTGCCCACGGCAAATCTACCCAACGCGATACTGAAAATGCCTGGGGTGCTTTAGGATTTTCATTTAAACGACAAGGCCTTTCGGCTTTGATACCACAAAGAGGATAA
- a CDS encoding ArsR/SmtB family transcription factor: MAEETMDLFKKGMPIFSIFQDENRQKIITLLCKNKELTVNQITDQLDLSRPAVSHHLKLMLDAGVITVNKQGKERYYSVSLEETVDLLKQLTISLENSISS, from the coding sequence ATGGCAGAAGAAACTATGGACCTTTTCAAAAAGGGCATGCCGATTTTTTCAATTTTTCAAGATGAGAATCGTCAAAAGATCATCACCTTGCTGTGCAAAAACAAAGAGCTAACTGTTAATCAGATCACTGATCAGTTGGATCTCTCAAGACCAGCCGTCTCGCATCACCTTAAATTGATGTTAGACGCTGGCGTTATCACTGTTAACAAACAAGGAAAAGAACGTTACTACAGCGTTTCTTTGGAAGAAACAGTCGATTTATTAAAGCAACTTACCATTTCACTCGAAAATAGTATTTCATCTTAA
- a CDS encoding CAP domain-containing protein: MKLSKLVTLLAAITLTATGTFLVSQNDVHADTGYVGTINGGMAPLYRDDLGHASNRSLADGSAWALGRQIENSQGEVFFQVSTHEYVDASRLYINKLPGQPEYIANFGLAGYKDNGSANNNSNNSSQTTNSLVPSTESVQQAILNSINSERASKGIAPLSLDSKMNQTAMTRAKEIATSFSHTRPDGSSTWSAFPSGTKGSSEENIYMGSASIYGGSATTLASDIMDSFRAENYTPSHYTNVMSSDVSLLGVGVYYNPTNQALYVSEDFIGGY; this comes from the coding sequence ATGAAGTTATCAAAATTAGTTACCTTGCTAGCAGCCATCACTTTGACAGCAACTGGGACTTTTCTAGTTTCTCAAAATGATGTACATGCTGACACGGGGTATGTTGGAACAATCAATGGCGGTATGGCTCCACTTTATCGTGACGATTTAGGTCATGCATCGAACCGCTCATTAGCTGATGGATCAGCTTGGGCATTAGGTAGACAGATTGAAAACTCACAGGGTGAAGTATTTTTCCAAGTTTCAACTCACGAATACGTCGATGCTAGTCGTCTATATATCAACAAATTGCCTGGACAGCCTGAATATATTGCAAACTTTGGTTTAGCCGGATACAAGGACAATGGATCAGCAAATAATAATTCCAATAATAGTTCTCAAACTACTAATTCATTGGTTCCATCCACTGAGTCAGTTCAACAAGCAATTCTTAACTCGATCAATAGCGAAAGAGCATCCAAGGGAATTGCACCACTAAGTTTGGATTCAAAAATGAATCAAACAGCTATGACACGTGCGAAAGAAATTGCGACATCGTTTAGTCACACAAGACCCGATGGTAGCTCAACTTGGTCAGCATTCCCATCAGGCACTAAGGGTTCTTCTGAAGAAAATATTTACATGGGTTCCGCAAGTATTTACGGCGGAAGCGCTACAACATTAGCTTCGGATATCATGGACTCTTTTAGAGCCGAAAATTATACTCCAAGTCATTACACAAATGTTATGTCATCAGACGTTTCACTTCTTGGCGTCGGCGTTTATTACAATCCAACCAACCAAGCATTGTATGTTTCTGAAGACTTCATTGGTGGCTATTAA
- a CDS encoding NUDIX hydrolase → MEDVNLLIQQLQAIAQSGMHYGKDVFDRERYEQLERISKKLTAQLVDNPTRENLTLFFDSDVGYVTPKVDVRAATFKDDKILLVEEKREQVWSLPGGWADIGFSPAEIADKETFEEAGINVDVKRLVGIKDMQKNPYHKHNLSYIYKLFFECEPLEDDLHGGVETSNAKYFTKKEAMNLNLSVGRNIPEDIEMLFAAHADPNWNAYFDQVDTHYNGHGLG, encoded by the coding sequence ATGGAAGATGTAAACTTACTGATCCAACAATTACAAGCTATCGCTCAAAGCGGGATGCATTACGGAAAAGACGTGTTTGACCGCGAAAGATACGAACAATTAGAGCGTATCTCAAAAAAATTAACAGCTCAATTAGTCGATAATCCGACTCGTGAGAATTTAACGCTGTTCTTCGATTCCGATGTTGGCTACGTAACGCCTAAAGTTGACGTCCGTGCTGCCACATTTAAAGACGATAAGATTTTATTAGTTGAAGAAAAACGCGAACAAGTTTGGTCCTTACCTGGTGGCTGGGCTGACATTGGTTTTTCACCAGCAGAAATTGCTGACAAGGAAACCTTTGAAGAAGCTGGCATCAACGTCGACGTCAAACGTTTGGTCGGCATCAAAGATATGCAGAAAAACCCCTACCACAAACACAATCTCAGTTACATCTACAAACTATTTTTTGAATGCGAGCCTTTAGAAGATGACCTCCATGGCGGTGTTGAAACTTCTAATGCCAAATACTTTACTAAAAAAGAAGCCATGAACTTGAATCTTTCCGTTGGGCGAAATATCCCCGAGGATATCGAAATGTTATTTGCTGCCCACGCAGATCCTAACTGGAATGCTTATTTTGATCAGGTCGACACGCATTACAACGGGCATGGACTCGGCTAA